The following coding sequences are from one Salinicoccus sp. Bachu38 window:
- a CDS encoding LysR family transcriptional regulator, with protein sequence MFQIDIKHMRYFAAIVKHGSMTEASNQLYISQPTISKAIHDVETELGMQLFDRNRKKFVLTDAGKVFYDQCEEILRRHSELSNDLKNMVGMRQGQIKIGLPPIMDVGRLMGIVKDFHAMYPQITFQLIESGSGTIETRLRQDEIDIGITVLPTEGDDFDSFNFLTESLKLVVHRDHPLAGEASIDLKALKDEHFVMFNEDFYLNEIITSACKNAGFTPKVISKTAQWHFIEEMINAELGICILPDSVAALLKSSSVTVDIHEPVLKWRLGVIWNRDRYMNFITKEWMKFFQQYYE encoded by the coding sequence GTGTTCCAAATAGATATCAAGCATATGCGGTACTTCGCCGCCATCGTGAAGCATGGCAGCATGACGGAAGCGTCGAACCAGCTGTATATTTCACAGCCCACCATCAGCAAGGCAATCCATGATGTGGAGACGGAGCTCGGCATGCAGCTGTTCGACCGCAACCGCAAGAAGTTCGTGCTGACGGATGCGGGCAAGGTCTTCTACGACCAGTGCGAGGAGATACTGAGGCGCCATTCGGAGCTTTCGAACGACCTGAAGAACATGGTCGGCATGCGGCAGGGACAAATCAAGATCGGGCTACCCCCGATTATGGATGTGGGCAGGCTGATGGGCATCGTCAAGGACTTCCATGCGATGTATCCGCAGATCACCTTCCAACTGATCGAGAGCGGCAGCGGCACGATAGAGACAAGGCTCCGCCAGGATGAGATCGACATCGGCATCACGGTGCTGCCGACGGAAGGGGATGACTTCGACTCCTTCAACTTCCTGACGGAATCGCTGAAGCTCGTGGTCCATAGGGATCATCCGCTTGCCGGTGAGGCATCCATTGATCTGAAAGCTCTCAAGGATGAGCACTTCGTCATGTTCAACGAGGACTTCTATTTGAATGAAATCATCACTTCCGCCTGCAAAAATGCAGGGTTCACGCCGAAGGTCATTTCGAAGACCGCCCAGTGGCATTTCATCGAGGAGATGATCAATGCGGAACTCGGCATCTGCATACTGCCGGACAGTGTCGCGGCGCTTCTCAAGAGCTCATCGGTGACGGTGGACATCCATGAACCCGTGCTGAAATGGCGGCTCGGCGTCATCTGGAACCGCGATCGATACATGAACTTCATCACGAAGGAATGGATGAAGTTCTTTCAGCAATACTATGAATAG
- a CDS encoding acyl-CoA thioesterase, whose amino-acid sequence MSDYKNPKDSKVISIDQVFANDLNNYDTLFGGVLMKRIDNVASLAARRHARVKECVTASIDSIDFLHPITQAESVCIEAFVTSTGKRSMEVFCKVITEDLVTEERKVAATAFLTFVALDEETKRPIPVPGIVPETEEEKYLYESNAQRTAMRRERREHSKELTTNISIEKPWDI is encoded by the coding sequence ATGTCAGATTATAAAAATCCGAAAGACAGTAAAGTGATCAGCATCGATCAGGTATTCGCGAACGACTTGAACAACTACGATACGCTGTTTGGCGGCGTATTGATGAAACGCATAGATAATGTCGCCTCCCTTGCTGCAAGAAGACATGCGCGGGTGAAGGAATGCGTCACGGCTTCCATCGACTCCATCGACTTTCTGCATCCCATCACGCAGGCCGAATCCGTGTGCATCGAGGCATTCGTCACATCCACAGGAAAACGCAGCATGGAAGTATTCTGCAAAGTCATCACCGAAGATCTCGTGACGGAGGAACGGAAAGTCGCAGCCACCGCCTTCCTCACATTCGTCGCACTCGATGAAGAGACCAAGCGTCCGATTCCGGTACCAGGCATCGTGCCGGAAACCGAAGAGGAGAAATACCTCTACGAATCCAATGCACAGCGTACGGCAATGCGCCGGGAACGCCGCGAGCACAGCAAAGAGCTGACGACGAATATCAGCATTGAAAAACCATGGGATATATAG